Proteins encoded by one window of Babylonia areolata isolate BAREFJ2019XMU chromosome 8, ASM4173473v1, whole genome shotgun sequence:
- the LOC143284973 gene encoding uncharacterized protein LOC143284973, with product PYPPPPPLPTRRRLPPHPYPHPNHLRHNHHHLAINRHHHSSTTSPRTRRQTPTRPSVLLHHHHHHHHPLLLFFLLLVLSPLPPLASTAVAAGAGGSGHSLGTACSQIGAFACHGSDPGSFTRCIEDQLHLFKCPDGLHFNTLSQTCDWPENADCGGHHGREEEEEEVVEEGEDWEEGGHNAVVGREEKSWEQKSWERDNDRDSNHISSGHGVSGSQGQQKNHPVSAAAFQVPGSASKPWWRPAHVDPKAWEDLSDLVEVPFDGSVSVSVSASGSSKEEAGGSRNSQEGGGEGGKRKSGSGSHGHSHRSVVGKTADKRPERNNNVQWHEGPCTPEECRLPNCYCPGTDIPGGLSAKNTPQMVMLTFDDEVSAAYYGYFQRLFRPGRYNPNGCPVRGCLFVSGSGTDYDLVYPLYAMGVEIASHTLSHKFPHTWWATASYREYVDEVEGMRRALASKAGVPHDSLKGFRVPFLQVGGDNMYKALYDNKLLYDTSMFTGSVWEGSDPVWPFTLDYTVPDMYCQHDPCPKGQYPGLWEIPVQRWYGVDGHSCAMPDGCTASADVEEDLEFFRSNFKRYYESNRAPFGLFVHARWFHTEHHLEAFDQFIDELMQLDDVYIVTPSQVIEWMKNPTPLDKIRQFAPWDCEGSASSDSLWR from the exons ccctacccaccaccaccaccactacccaccaggcgccgtctaCCGCCccatccttacccccaccccaaccaccttcgccataaccaccaccaccttgctatcaaccgccaccaccactcctccaccaCTTCCCCAAGAACGCGTCGCCAGACCCCGACCCGCCCGTCAGTCctgctccatcaccaccaccaccaccaccaccccctcctcctcttcttcctcctcctcgtcctttcccctctcccacccctggcGTCCACGGCGGTAGCGGCAGGGGCTGGGGGCAGCGGGCACAGCCTTGGTACCGCCTGCTCCCAAATCGGGGCCTTCGCGTGCCACGGTTCGGACCCGGGCTCCTTCACGAGGTGCATCGAGGACCAGCTCCACCTCTTCAAGTGTCCCGATGGGCTGCACTTCAACACGCTCAGCCAGACCTGCGACTGGCCCGAGAACGCCGACTGCGGGGGCCACCACGgccgggaggaggaagaggaggaggtggtggaggagggggaggattggGAGGAAGGAGGTCACAACGCAGTCGttggaagagaggaaaagagctGGGAGCAAAAGTCGTGGGAGAGAGACAATG accgagattcgaaccacatCTCCAGCGGACACGGGGTCTCGGGCAGCCAGGGGCAGCAGAAGAACCACCCTGTCAGTGCCGCAGCCTTTCAGGTTCCGGGCTCCGCCAGCAAACCCTGGTGGAGGCCTGCCCACGTGGACCCCAAAGCCTGGGAGGACCTGAGTGatttggtggag GTCCCCTTCGACGGCTCTGTGAGCGTGAGCGTGAGCGCCAGCGGCAGCAGCAAGGAGGAGGCGGGAGGGAGCCGGAACAGCCAAGAAggaggcggagagggagggaaaaggaagagCGGAAGCGGAAGTCACGGGCACTCCCACCGGTCGGTCGTGGGCAAGACAGCGGACAAGCGGCCAGAACGGAACAACAACGTGCAGTGGCATGAAGGac CCTGCACGCCCGAAGAGTGCCGCCTCCCGAACTGCTACTGTCCCGGCACGGACATCCCGGGGGGCCTGTCGGCCAAGAACACGCCGCAGATGGTCATGCTCACCTTCGACGACGAGGTGTCCGCCGCCTACTACGGCTACTTTCAGCGCCTCTTCCGGCCAGGCAGGTACAACCCCAACGGGTGTCCCGTCAGAGGCTGCCTCTTCGTGTCGGGCTCCGGGACGGACTACGACCTGGTGTACCCGCTGTACGCTATGGGCGTGGAGATCGCCAGCCACACGCTGAGCCACAAGTTCCCCCACACTTGGTGGGCCACGGCCTCTTACAGGGAGTACGTGGACGAGGTGGAGGGCATGAGAAGAGCCCTGGCCTCTAAGGCGGGGGTCCCCCACGACTCCCTGAAAGGTTTCCGGGTTCCGTTCTTGCAGGTGGGCGGGGACAACATGTACAAGGCGCTCTACGACAACAAGCTGCTGTACGACACCTCCATGTTCACCGGGTCCGTGTGGGAAGGCAGCGACCCCGTCTGGCCCTTCACCCTGGACTACACGGTGCCCGACATGTACTGTCAGCACGACCCCTGCCCTAAAGGCCAGTACCCCGGGCTGTGGGAAATACCCGTTCAGAGGTGGTACGGGGTAGACGGTCACTCCTGCGCCATGCCAGACGGCTGCACGGCTTCCGCTGACGTTGAGGAGGACCTGGAGTTCTTCCGGTCCAACTTCAAGAGGTACTACGAGTCCAACCGCGCGCCGTTCGGACTGTTCGTGCACGCGCGTTGGTTCCACACGGAGCACCACCTGGAGGCTTTTGACCAGTTCATCGACGAGCTGATGCAGCTGGATGACGTGTACATCGTGACGCCCAGCCAGGTGATCGAGTGGATGAAGAACCCTACCCCTCTGGACAAGATCAGGCAGTTCGCTCCCTGGGACTGCGAAGGGTCCGCTTCCTCCGACAGTCTGTGGAGGTGA
- the LOC143284551 gene encoding isatin hydrolase-like has product MMEVTTTPTTTTWMTTMRFSWLLPGCLMMMLMPEMPRAVVEVVDLTYDFSPASIYWPGNPAITFTIQSRGNQSAGYWYESNSFSTPEHAGTHVDSPAHFYEGSWRVEEIPASHLVGPAVVVDVQAKAAQDPDYLMSVQDLEDWEEVHGQIPPMSVVMMNSGWGRRYPNVTEVFGSAHPTDPTTFHFPGIHPDAATFLATRRRVIAAGVDTPSVDFGQSKTFPTHVILGRNNVLGLENLANVERLPARGATVVVGLVKLVDGSGGPARILALAGDGADIFEEGSGRGGCSSGAAQGRSSRSAGEMLLVVLFVVVVLVGGVVGGGDGGCVVVG; this is encoded by the exons atgatggaaGTGACGACAACGCCGACGACAACGACGTGGATGACAACGATGAGGTTTTCCTGGCTGCTGCCGGGGtgcctgatgatgatgctgatgcccGAGATGCCACGGgccgtggtggaggtggtggaccTGACCTATGACTTCAGCCCCGCCAGCATCTACTGGCCGGGCAACcctgccatcaccttcaccatccaGTCCCGGGGAAACCAGAGTGCCGGCtactg GTACGAAAGCAACAGCTTCTCCACGCCAGAGCACGCGGGGACTCACGTGGACTCCCCCGCCCACTTTTACGAGGGCTCGTGGCGGGTGGAGGAGATCCCTGCTAGCCACCTGGTGGGCCCGGCTGTAGTGGTGGACGTCCAGGCCAAGGCCGCCCAGGATCCTGACTACCTGATGAGCGTTCAGGACTTGGAG GACTGGGAAGAAGTGCACGGCCAGATCCCACCCatgagtgtggtgatgatgaactCGGGCTGGGGCCGGCGCTACCCGAACGTCACAGAGGTCTTCGGCTCAGCCCACCCCACCGACCCCACCACCTTCCACTTCCCGGGTATCCACCCGGACGCCGCCACTTTCCTCGCCACCCGACGCCGAGTCATCGCCGCCGGGGTGGACACCCCATCCGTGGACTTCGGCCAGTCCAAGACCTTTCCGACGCACGTGATCCTGGGCAGGAACAACGTCCTGGGTCTGGAGAACTTGGCCAACGTGGAGCGGCTGCCTGCTCGGGGCGCCACGGTGGTGGTGGGTCTTGTGAAGCTGGTGGACGGGTCCGGGGGACCTGCCAGGATCCTGGCCCTGGCTGGGGACGGCGCCGACATCTTCGAGGAGGGGTCAGGCCGTGGTGGATGCAGTAGCGGGGCCGCTCAGGGTCGGTCCTCGCGGTCGGCTGGGgagatgttgttggtggtgttgtttgttgtggttgtgttggtggggggtgttgttggcggtggtgatggtggctgtgttgtggtggggtag